A stretch of the Snodgrassella alvi genome encodes the following:
- the yaaA gene encoding peroxide stress protein YaaA produces the protein MYFVISPAKKLNEKKVNLTRKHTQPELLTQARQLIPVLKQLAPHDIAELMGISDKLAVQNAERFNDWQPPFTLENAKQAVYLFNGDVYEGLDATTLSPEALNYIQLHLGILSGLYGLLKPLDLIQPYRLEMGTKLANEHGKDLYAFWGNTITHTVEKNMQAAHDKVLINLASQEYSKAIQPSKLSAPVITPVFKDQKNGTYKIISFYAKRARGLFVRYAAQNELSEPEQLKNFDCEGYYFDKASSTDKEWIFLRDEIHHL, from the coding sequence TGTACTTTGTGATTTCACCTGCAAAAAAACTGAATGAAAAAAAAGTAAACTTAACTCGCAAACATACCCAACCTGAGCTACTGACACAGGCCAGACAATTAATACCAGTATTAAAACAGCTGGCTCCGCATGATATCGCCGAATTAATGGGTATTTCGGACAAACTTGCAGTGCAGAATGCCGAGCGTTTTAATGACTGGCAGCCTCCTTTTACTCTAGAAAATGCAAAACAAGCAGTATATTTGTTTAATGGTGATGTTTATGAAGGCCTTGATGCCACTACATTATCCCCTGAAGCTTTAAATTATATACAACTACATCTAGGTATACTTTCCGGTTTGTATGGTTTATTAAAGCCTCTGGATCTAATTCAGCCTTATCGGCTGGAAATGGGCACCAAACTGGCAAATGAACACGGTAAGGATTTATATGCATTCTGGGGAAACACTATTACCCATACAGTAGAAAAAAATATGCAGGCTGCTCACGACAAAGTATTAATTAATCTGGCGTCACAGGAGTATTCCAAAGCCATTCAGCCATCAAAATTATCTGCACCTGTAATTACACCCGTTTTCAAAGACCAGAAAAACGGTACCTATAAAATAATCAGCTTTTATGCCAAGCGTGCACGGGGTTTATTTGTGCGCTATGCTGCCCAAAACGAACTGAGTGAACCAGAGCAACTTAAAAATTTCGATTGTGAAGGCTACTATTTCGACAAAGCATCATCTACAGATAAAGAATGGATATTCCTACGGGATGAAATACATCACTTATAA